The genomic DNA AGCAGAACGGATGTTAGAAATGGACCACCTGTTATTTGCAAAGAAAGAATCTTTCAGCTTCagcaaatttattttaaaataattggcAAATTTGTGCTACAGGTTGTACCATGCTGAGTCTTTTTGTCTTGTTAGGGTTGCTTAAAATGTTCGACATCCCAGGCGGAGCCCGTCACATAGTTATTGAAGAGAACGAGACATCTCCTCATATAATTGGTGAGTGTTTTGtatctgtgaaaaaaacaaaacttaattgTGTTGATTTAACAGATTAATTAAAAGGATGGTCACAAGCTTTTAGTTTTATCGATTCGTTACATTTCACCCtgagaaaacacaaacaaagcacTGATAAGTTTGACACGTAGAGTCCAACAAAAACCaacatctggaaaaaaaaatgccacagaGATGTAAACACGTTAAGGTTTGGTACACACAAATGTCATTATGATTCTTTTTTAGAGATGTCATTAAAGTTTTACGGCTCCACCCCAGAAAACACACTTAGTGAGTCATTCCACATGAAAAAACACTAAAGCATCTGAAATTAACTCCTAAAtaacaaacagacaaacttctttttttttctatcaccagtttttatagaatagaatagtcttTTATTGTCACGGTACTTGGTGGTACAGTGGTATTTAGATcaaaggtaatggaaacacagcttgtaCAGCTTATCCTCTTCACTCTCCAATGCTGTgttttttggcccatttttgaTCTGAATTGTCTAATATTTTAAAACTATTCAGTCTGTGAGGCTGGCATTTCTAAATTAACTgcaatttctgttttatttggcAGCTGTGAAGAATCAAGTTACTGGGAACTTTGTACTGAATGCAAAAAGTGAAGATGCTGAAGCTAAGGTCTTTATTGAAAATGGTTTACAGTGGGAGTATTCTATAGAGGGTGAAAAGGAAACGTTAAAAACCAGCGGTCCTCTGTATGAAGGCATTGTGGTTCTGGTGAGAGACTGGATTTTTAATTACTCATTTTCTTTAGCCTTGTggttcatcttaaagatgtttgaatacttgtttctttctttataAACAGGTCATTCCCCAAGAGGAAGATGTGAAAATTAGTTTGACATACAAGTATATCATACACGAGGATTTACTCCCACTTATCACCAACAACAATGTACTTCTTACTGAACTGGACACGTATGAGTGGGCGCTGAAGAGCTGGTCTCAGTGCTCCAAGCCTTGTGGTGGAGGTGAGTGTCGTTGACTTTAGATGGAAGAAGGAACCATTTAGAAGGTCATAATATGGGATAAAGTTAGCATAGCTACTGCTCCAACAAGATCATTTGGAAAAATCCTTTGAGAATACAATACCTAATCTACTAACTgtggtttttcttttaaaatgctaaaatatattttatatgcatgttttagaGGTtagtatcctactcaagtagaagtactgttacttgattgaaattgtactcaggtgcaagtagctcaattaaataatactcaaagtaaaagttactagttactttcacccccacgtttattgttggtaacaAATCTCGGTACaggtcccttgcatacagtaaacatctcgtgtagaaacttaaaaaaagagaccaaatctaccacaatttgaactttatttattttccacaaaggcatctgtagaaaataaaaggtttgacaaaatgtacaaatattaaaaaataaaataaaataataccaataaattcagttcaaaataaaaaaaaataattcttagtctctaagtatagatacaattaagaataataaaactgaaaaaataaccagcattcaatggcGCCATGcattaggtttaatctgattggtcgcctatgatctgatgtgatgcatttgattgttgtctagttatttcagtattttgaagtttcacaatgtctgttgatcattttaatacaaaaaataataatttactcagtaacggttgggtgtagaaatgtaacaaattacttcttttaaaacgtacataagtacaagtaaatttactgatttagaaatacactcaaaaaagtacaagtatccataaaagcaactaaattacagtaacataagtgatccattactttcacctctactaggcataaagtacacaaaatatggATGTAGGAGGAAGAGTGACAGTCGTTTGGTGCATCGCAACTTCTGTGAAACCAGCAAAAAACCCAAACCCATCCGTAAACGCTGCAACGTCCAGGAGTGCAGCCAGCCTTCGTAAGCATCAGGGACACTTTGCCACGTTTTCCTAGTAGAACGAGCATTACATTGAGGAGGTTTAAAGTGAGTGTTGTGCTGACAGGTGGGTGATGGAGGACTGGAGCCCCTGCAGTAAAACCTGTGGGAAGCTGGGCTTTCAGACCAGAGTGGTGCAGTGTATGCAGGAGCTGCTCAACGGCACCAGCAGGactgttcacagcaaacactGCACCGTAGAGCGTCCAGATACGAGACGAGCCTGTAACCATAGCGCATGCCCCGCCCAGTGGAGGACAGGGGCGTGGTCTCAGGTGAGAAAGGTCACGATGTTTCATCAAacctaaagctgctggagacgatccttttttatcagataaagacgtaGTGTAGGCCTCGTGGATCAATGATCGAAGATCATTTTAatcgcattgcattgtgggatgtagagtcctgTAAACGgatgtatagaagtgtttttatttaattcttaccttgatttcttgtgtttcttcaccagacaaggtgGACAGAGATTTgctttttgttctagtttgttcccggtattccctgtgatatcacctcactctgcaAGACATTTCATTTTGTCTAAATAAGGATGTTTCCGTGTAAACcgcaaaataaacatctgccattgttttgactttcagtccatgaaaacaccaggaATGTGTTTGGAAGTGACTTCAGCTGAGTTTTTagaggcaaacacaagaaatccatCTATGggactacacatcccacaatgcaatgcacgaaactcatccaacaatgtcaataagagagtgtttaacGTGAAAATCAAAACTAACTTTTAAGTTTAAGTTAACTTTTAAGGTTAAGTTTAACTTTTACATCTTGGTTTTTTGAACAAATGACCTTCCATTTATTGATTgagtagagtgggttgtccattaactgaagggttgggggttcattTCCTGCTCTATCccagtcattgtcattgtgtccttgggcaaagcACTTTActcacattgcctcgtatgaatggcaATTGCTTCTGTCATTATGCCGCagggcaactgtggctacagtgtagcttaccaccactggtatggaagatgtgagtgactggtgtaaatgaataatggtttctgtaacttGCTTTGGGTCTacagtgctatataaatccaagtcattattattattattattattattattattagacctACACAATGTGTTTATCTTCAACAATTTTCGGCGTATGTTCATTAAATTATGAAACACAATAGGATGACATTTTCCTTTCACCACAATAAAAGAGCAGAAAAACAAGGATTGCAGCgtattgattttgtaatttatttttttaatcgctGATTTAAAATTCCACAACTTGATCTACTTTTCTAGGACGTCAGAGAATAAGCTTTAGTAATTATGTtctttaacacaggaaacagctGATGGAAGGACGCAAGAGGACAAATATAATGCCTGTAAATTAGTGACTATTGATCCATTAGCATCGACCAGTAGGAGAACATGTAAAGGTTATAGTAGGGCTGGGTATCACCAGCTATTAAGACTTTCTGTaataatgcttcaccaaaatattgttcaTGATGTTTGTGAAAATTAACTTTAAtcattaaaaactaaatgaatgctgaaaatagtcatttcagtgctagtattacagtatcaacttctctgtaaacatggacacatatcagtgctgcttGACAAGCAGaatgaacttgttttatgaaaactggaaaatttcactgcatatgaaaaataaacatttcagtcagtgcattaCCCTGACATCactggtctcgtccacaacaacacgcAACTTTTCTCACGGATCTTCTGTTGATGAGCAGGTGAAGCTACTCAGAGTGACTCAGCGTTTGACGAGAAACGGACAGagtttcacaggcacagcaaagttaagcaggcactggtcAGCTCTGTGTTTAATGATGAGACATTTAGGGTTTCAGGTGGTTTAGGTGGTCTTTAATGCAGCCAAGACGGGAGAAGGAGGGtggtgcacctaatgagcgctccacagaaacatttctccataaaaaaaaaatcattccttgcctcacggttTTATGCCAATTCTGTCCACGATTCTGTTAACATGGATTATATAGAGCCCTAAACTTAACTTGCGTaataagggaaaaaaataagtaaataaatattcatatttgGTGCCAGCGAATCAATAACGTACAGCGAGACGAAACCTTGCGAGATATTGTCATATCGATATTTTGCCACACCCTTTGGTTATAGTGTGTCCGCTTTGGTGTAAAAACTGACACAACTGCCGTGGTTGATATTtgatctattttatttttctaaaaataaaataatgagacTTGTTGAAAGTTTAAAgcaagcaataaaacaatatgtTGGCCAGTTGCTGTTTATTGTGCTGCAATATTTGATTTTtcatgtgttattgtgtgtgtgtgtgtgtgtgtgtgtgttggcagtGCTCCGTTAGCTGTGGTGAAGGGATTCAGCAGAGGCAGGTGGTCTGCAAGGCCAGTGACAACACAGTCGGGGAATGTGAGGGCGAGAAGCCTGAAACTGTTCTCATTTGCAAACTGAGCTCTTGTCCAGGTGAGATCAAACATCTGCAAATCAATTAGccttaaaaatatgtcaattaaaattattcaTCACAGTTTGACTGCCTCCaaagtgcagtaaaaaaaaaagattattttctGTACTTGAGTTACAAATTTGGTAACCAAAGGTCGCTTTTTAATTGGCTCAGGCTGTCAACAGGTAATGATTgtttggtaaatgaaaggaaataaaagcCACTTTTTTcccttgttatttttttatttctttacaaATAACAGCCCCGCTGGTTTGTGCTACTGACTGTTTTCATGCTGAGAAacctattttgttttactgtactAGTGAATATTTGTCCCAATTTCTGTGTCATGCCTGTCAGTGTCGTTgcatgacttttattttgtgcactACAGGACAGCCAGTGTCTCTCACAGCTCAAACTCTGGAAAATTCTACAAACAAAGATGAAGCATTTTTCCAAAAGGTTCCTAAAAACCTGGTCGAAAAAATCTCTTCAAGTAAGTGTGTACACAAATTCAAATAAGTATAATTGAGATGTTTGGTAGCACTTTATGTGAAGTTTTAAAGATGACATTATCTgtaattagcatgaataaggtgtcattaggTGTTGTTTGCTAGATTATTAAACCttttgctaaatgatgacacctttggagctatgttggtgttttttgggttaggtggagggatatagtggggttaggttagggttagggtaacgaagggttagggcacgtgtcaaactcaaggcctgggggccaaaatCAGGCCCTTCAGTGCAttcaatttggcctgcaggacaaagtgaaaatgacagcaaaaatatgaatcattgtgtaaattaacaattaattgagttgtaaatagttgttgaaagaactcaattttttccccaaatcttgcaatttttttttcaaattattttaccaaatctccccaaattaaatacacattggtcaaaaataaatcaaaggatatttaagtatctgtcacttattgcttagatactGTTGATGTATTCCATActttatgtttaatttataactggcagtgcaaacttgggcacattaatgttggaatTGTTTTCCGCCTAAAACCTGCAGCCCATTTGTGATCgtactggtccgtatttggcccctgaaccaaaatgagtttgacacccctgggttagggtaactAACGACACTTAAAAAagtattgtggaggatgttattaTGGCTTCCAATTTTAGGTGGATCAtctagactattggtcctcctaattatTCTGACGAGgggttgtacagcatagacatacaaGCGACTAGTCAAGTGTGACTTAGTCgcttaaagttgaaaaattttaactttttaagcaaCTTCAAGCGACATCTCCCCCGTcattcactgtctgtagagccgagacAGAAGCCTCCTCCCTACAGTGACATGGCTGCAGCAGAGGTCTGCAGACAGGACCTCTTGAATTTACCGGTGCAAAACTAAAGCAGTTATCTTCTTGAATCAACCCTCTctccccacccacacacacacacacacacacacacactgttccctggtcatcGTGTTACTGGGgcaatgaagtgaccaaaaaacgccactgtgttcaagcgactcatcatggGCGGTTGAAGTGACTACAGTCACTATAgccgtgtttggtgtgaacgcatctTTACCAGTGTTTATGTGTCTCGTGAGCTACGGTTTCAGCCATTTATTGAAGCTCACCATTGTAAACacagctgtgcacgaggaaaactgggctcgtgcacgctctctcgcactCCTTTAATCAGCGTTGGGACCAGGTCGAGTATTGCACACAGGCtgttcttttctaaacttcaggaaaatcctcctctatacctttaatgacagccttcatgacatattattcatgctaatggcaGGTGTCATGTCCTAATAATGAAAACCTTCAAGTCAAATGTTACCAGGTGTTTTTTTAGACTTGATATAAatcatgtattttttcttgtcaGATGAGCCATGTCTTGGAGATAAATCTATTTTCTGTCAAATGGAGGTTCTGGCTCGTTATTGCTCCATCCCTGGATACTATAAACTCTGTTGTGAGTCTTGCAACAAGAAAGAAGTCTTCTCCACGTACAGTCCTGACGTCCCCAACACCCCATTGGCCTTGACTGATAATCAGACCTCCACTGGTTCAACAAAACCAACTCTGACCCCACCACCAACCACTAAAACCAACAGTCACCGCTTTCTGCCCACAACAGCTGCCGTCACCCAAGCTTCAGAAACGACAGGTGTTGCCATGACTCAGCATCCAACCAACAGCTCCTCCCCCGATGCTGGGGGTAGAGATTGGGATGCAAAGCCTCTTCTACCTCCTGGGCCATCAGCACAGCCCACGTCAGACTCTAAGGAGCGCAGACCCAACAGCACTTTAGTTCCAGCTGCTGCCAGAACAAGAAGGGACGATTTAGGATCCGAGAGGGACTCGCGTCACAGGACCTTGTTAACTCAGAACTGAGCAGTGATCAATAATGTGAATCAACTGCTCAGTAAGAAGATCTCAAACACTCTGCGGTATTCTCCAGTCATGCCAGTGAATTTCCTACCAAACCAGTGAGGGTTACCTCGTCAGAGCTCTAGAGCGGACTGCGTTCTGTGCTTCAAAGTATGAAAAGGGACAATGAGAAGTTGTCCAAACTAAGGTGCTGTAAACTAACGGCTACTAAACGTGTTCAAAATGTGATGACTGCATTGATACATTCATGTTTATATCTGTGTACAGTTGTGTAAGCCGTTTCTTTCCTCAAGTGCATTAGAACTACTATTGAACTTGTATTGTGAATCTGAGCATTTGAGTGTGTCACCAGAATAATCAATAACCATGGCAATATCCAACTCTGTTCACTGTTAAGGCTCATGAAACAACATTATGGTGTTAGTTTGTTCAGGTGGTTCGGTGCAAGCAAATTTTCTTGCTTCTCTGCAGGAAAGTTATAGGTTCATTACCACCCATGTCCATTTTCTCTGAGGGGAAATTGGAGGTTTATTCTGTGCTAACATTGATAATGGATGGTTACTCAGATATCTGCtctaaacaaaaacatgttttgggTTTTTGACTCTAAATTAACCCCAGGAGTGGAAGTGTGGAGACGACTGATTACATTAGATGTTTTCCTTCCTGTTGCACAGCTTGACCTATCATAGATGTGTCCCAAGTTATTTAACGCTATAATTAATTCCCACAcctcaacacttttttttatctacCTATCAGGGAGAGCAAAACCAtttctgctggtctaaacacattaaaatgattgACTCTTGTTTTAATCCAACCTATTTGGAGAACCTGAGTGGTTTATCTAGCATTGGATGCTTTAAGTCTGGCAGTGTAACGATGTCCCATGGGGTTCCTCAAGGTTCTGTTCTTGGACTCTTCGTACAGCACAAGTACATTCTTCCCTTGGGTCAAATGTATTagagatacacaaaataatctgCGTAATAATTTAGTTTGGACACCAGTGAAGACATTAGTGTGAAATGGACAATCCACTactgctaaatctaaatgcagaTAAAGTCAGGACGAACTCGTATTAattaggggtgggacgataGACAAAGTTCTCGATATGATGGCCtggaaaattttggaaaaagacaaaagaaattgcagtttttaaaataaccatgtttttatttgacttaaATTGTGGGAATAGTGACATACTTGCCTGGATAATATATGAGATATACGTTATTTTTTAACAACATTGACTTTGTCTCTTGGACAGATGTAGCAGGTACCATCGACAATAGCTCtctattacatttaaatatcactATATAGCGCCCCACCCTTATTAATAATTACTCAACAAACTTAGATTAAAATGTTAACTAAAGACTAAAAGTAGTCCAAACTATTTTTGTCCAACTACTGGTAGTAGCTAACGTGAGTCAACCAGATGTAATCTCTGTGAGGTAAATTATTGGACTTTAGACAACTGAAACTAGAACTTCACTGAAAAGAAGGGTCAAACTAAATTAAATCTTCATCAGGGGactaatacattattttttaattaaatgtaaatgttgagaGAAAAGCCAGAGCCATATTTCATCTACTGGAATCCCCAAAACGATGGCCTTTGTCTATTGACACCTTCTCAATGTCAGACCATGaagcaaaaagaagaaaacctCAGTCTGATGTTTTTATACCTGATACAATACATATTACTGCCTATAGTGTACATTTCTATAGTGTAAATTTCAGCATATGGAATGGTCTGCTTGCCAATTGAAAACTACAGGAACTGTGTAAGTCTACAGACATTGTGGCGGGTGTGGGTGTGTATATAtgaacatatacatacatagaagtataaaagaaataatacctatatatatacacacgcaCATGTTACACTGGTGTTACATTGCAGTTTAATACATTAACGTGTttattgtataattattgtatatatacatgtatgtgAATGAAAGCTTTAAATggtaatatttattgaatttttaagTGGTATGATGAACaaagtaaaatacatttcaatgaaTTAAATCTTTGTGATTTTTCCAATATTCTTTTGAAACCTATTTGGTAacattttacttaaagttttctacataaggctgacattactttgtcattatttgtcattagcatgaatatggTGTCATTAAGCTGACATTCCTTAAATGATGACAGTTTtctctaaattatgacacctttagagctatgttggcagtTTTggagttaggtggagggatctaaaGGGGTCAGGGTTAGAGTTAAGGTAACTAACAACACTAAAGgacttattcatgctaatgaccgGTGTTCATGTCATTATAACCACAGCCTAATGTATAAAACATCACATAAAGTGTAACCACATATTCTGTACCAAGTGTATTAAATAAATGCCCTTGTGGATTTTTAGTATATCAACACATAAACAGATGATGGCTCTACCAGCAATGCATAATGAGGTTTAAGTGGCACAATGTGACAATAATTCCTATTAGAAAACCACTGTTGTCTGTCAGGAGAGCAGCAGTTCTAGAGTTGAAGCGTCCCACTTCTTTATGACCCAGCAGGGAAGACGGATGGTGACGATGACGACAATGATCATGGCTCCAGCTCATGTCAGTCTTTCTTTGGATGGACGTGCGGAGTGCGAGTCAAGCTGGCTGGGTGAGTTGTTGGCGAAGGTTTTTGGTGAAATCCAACTGTGCACGTGGCAAAGCCTGGTTTACAATGGACTTAGGCATCCAGCCCTATGAGAAATCAAATATTAATGTGCAGTTATAAAGTGTTCAataacattttacttgaagtttcatacataaggttgtcattatctgtcattggcatgaataaggtgtcattcaGTGTCGTTCGCTATGACGccttattcatgttaatgacagatAGGTATCATGTCATGCTAATTACagcttaatgtcagcctttataaATAAAACGTCAAGTGAAGTGTgaccaaatgtttttttctatttccagGGCCTGATTATTGTTTCTACCTCCTGAGTGTGATGAGTAGAGAAAAATGACAGTAAACATaacttttatctatttattttaaagaacagTTTCCAGTGTAGCTTTATGTCAATAACAGAACATATGTTTACCTTGACATCCATGTTCAGAAGCCACGTGAAGTGTGTTCTTGTTCCATTATCATTAAGAGCTTTTATGATGATGCACGTTGGTCCGTCCTCGGCTctgcagtcacacacacacgcacacacacgcacacacacacacaaacctttaaTATTCACCAAGCATAAAACTGCACCTTATATCTTAGTTTCTTTATCAAAATCTTTTGTGAATTTAAACGCTAAACATTTGTTTATCCACCAACATAAAGCTAAATGCATGTGTTGATTTGTTCTTGGATTTACTGTGTATACGTTTCTTTTTATTAAACCTAATGGTAAACTTTTAAGAAAAGATCCATTTCCACCCTGTATCAGATAGTCATGTTTTTAGTGAAATGATTTAATTTAgtatgatttttctttttttctttaggtTTCTAAAATCACTTTATCAAATGTTATTTAATGTCACTTACATGAGATAAGAAAGCAGAAGGAGACACTGAAGGCCACTGATTGTGAATGCTCTACTTTAACAAATAATCAGTTCAAATCAAAATGTCAGCTctgacattttattattttacggattaaaaaatgatatttttggAGCGTGTTTAATTAGAGAACATGttgatattgtttttaaagtcagaCATTTGTACCTGACGTAGCCTGCCTGAGGCGGGAACGAGTCCAGCTCGATTGCTGCTCCTCCGAGATACACTCCTGATTTTTGTTTGCAGCTGTGTCTGACACTTAGAAAGTCCCTCTGGCCAATCAGATTCCCCGCTGTCCCAGCTGATACTTCATGAGTCACAACAGTTTGTGGTCCGACATGTTTCAGAATCtacagagaaaacacaaaactgtcCAATTAGATTAGCAGAGAAACCTCCATAAAGCATGTGACAACCATTGTCAATATCATCTTTCAAAATGACACATTCACATTTACAAACTTACAGttaaatgttttcctttgtaaaaaaaaaaaaaacttccaagaTTCAAAGAATTACTATTTCTTGTTATTTTCATCTTTATGTAGcttttaaatatgaatatgtTGTCAAAGGGGAGGTAGGAGTAAGTTAtactatatattattattataattatgttcacattaatatatatatatatatttacatttggtGTATCAAACAGAAGGAGAACATTCACGGGGTTTAAGATGAAAACCCACTCACTTTAATATGTTGTATGCTCGGGTTCCACCGATGCATCTCCTCGACTCTGACGAACAGGATGTCGTAGAGCTGGTCCAAGCTGGCCTCCAGAACCGCCTCCAGTCTGAACACCTTCCTGCCTCCTGGCATCACTTTGCTACTGATCACATCTCCATtgctctgaaaaaagaaaagaacaagaCACAATAAGACATATACGTGAAAACGCCATTGTAGGATTTGTGATTTGTAGAGACACAGACGAGCTATTACCTCTGTAACCTCCACCTTCCATCCATCTTTATCTTCTAACATGTTCAGAGCTCTTCTCATTGCTTCTTCACCTTGTTGCTCATAAAACAGCAGATTTTCTTTTACTGGCTTTGTTTCATCTGGCCTTGGTTCTGTAGAATACACGACATAGGATACAATACATGttcattttagtatttttctaATGCATGATTTTTTGCACATTAACATTGCTAATATAGGAATATGATTAC from Gouania willdenowi chromosome 19, fGouWil2.1, whole genome shotgun sequence includes the following:
- the star2 gene encoding steroidogenic acute regulatory protein, mitochondrial; amino-acid sequence: MLPAVVKLCCGISYPHLRSMAGLQRRAVAVIGQEISHLQQWVQIQQRLRPRPGLHFNEPRPDETKPVKENLLFYEQQGEEAMRRALNMLEDKDGWKVEVTESNGDVISSKVMPGGRKVFRLEAVLEASLDQLYDILFVRVEEMHRWNPSIQHIKILKHVGPQTVVTHEVSAGTAGNLIGQRDFLSVRHSCKQKSGVYLGGAAIELDSFPPQAGYVRAEDGPTCIIIKALNDNGTRTHFTWLLNMDVKGWMPKSIVNQALPRAQLDFTKNLRQQLTQPA